One Psychrobacillus glaciei genomic region harbors:
- the dnaE gene encoding DNA polymerase III subunit alpha: MVTVYPQIVTSADMLKSTIQLEQLIQKLKLNNAKAAAITNSRLYGMLPFWHELKKHQIHPVIGLSIKIKLDNHPSSIILYAKNSNGYENILKISSSLETRELSELPIKWLQAYNEGLIVVYKCDDSFTPNAMAELAEIVSPTNLYAGIERPNGIKQGIEAEITSFAEKLSIPITAFHMSRYIEKEDAFAFEVLNAMDQSVKMSDRNRLKPSDHSFHVLSGEEWFNWFSDVPEWLENTEKMLESCQVSFEQQSQYMPKYQLPQSVLAKDYLRNLCEEGLKIRVKSISPKYLDRLNYELQVIGQMNYEDYFLIVQDFIKFAKQAGILTGPGRGSSASSLVAYSLFITDVDPLEYGLLFERFLNPERITLPDIDIDFADSKRMEVIQYVAEKYGKQNVSQIITFGTLSAKAVAREVARVFGFESTTLEAISSFIPSKLGISLKEAYDQSQKLRDFIATEEIRKKWFDVALALEGLPRNASTHAAGVILSPVPLVDVVPIQNGHDDIFLTQWPMKELEQIGLLKMDFLGLRNLTIIDRILNLINYKKTSQLTLDTIPLNDKLTFQLLQNGDATGVFQLESAGMRNALKQIKPTKFEDIVAVNALYRPGPMESIPLYAKRKLGQQAVTYEHPVLEPILKETYGIIVYQEQIMQIASQMAGFTFGEADLLRRAVSKKNREILQKERTHFIKKAKLLGHTEVAASSVYDLIVRFADYGFPKSHAVAYSFISYQMAFLKAHFPVEFYCAILSSASGNQEKINQLLMEMKQKGIKVLPPSIQNSQPYFSVENGAVRFGLQAIKGVSHSFTQKLLQQRVNKTTNWMDIFEFASDLSAIHFTRKNIEPLIKAGAMDELNEERATLLATLDPAVKYAELVSPTEENDLFGGDASHFGKSKYIKSDPMPLLIKLQFEKEVLGQYFSEHPTVSVKKNASEKIDNIWDVQQSTKEWNVKIVGLIQEIKRIRTKKGESMAFVTAQDETGSISITLFPEEYSRYNLLLEEQTIIIIEGKSERRNGRTQIKTKLITSVD, encoded by the coding sequence ATGGTAACGGTATATCCACAAATAGTAACTTCAGCGGATATGCTGAAAAGTACGATTCAATTGGAGCAACTTATCCAAAAACTGAAATTGAATAATGCCAAGGCAGCCGCCATTACAAACAGCAGATTGTATGGTATGTTGCCTTTTTGGCACGAATTAAAAAAACACCAAATTCATCCAGTAATAGGACTTTCGATTAAAATAAAATTAGATAATCATCCTAGCTCCATAATACTTTACGCTAAAAATAGTAATGGATATGAAAATATACTGAAAATCTCAAGTAGCTTAGAAACTAGAGAGTTATCTGAACTACCGATAAAATGGTTGCAAGCATACAATGAGGGATTAATCGTCGTCTATAAATGCGACGATTCGTTTACTCCTAATGCAATGGCCGAATTAGCTGAAATCGTCAGTCCTACAAATTTATATGCCGGAATTGAACGTCCAAATGGGATAAAGCAAGGAATAGAAGCGGAGATTACCTCATTTGCGGAAAAACTTTCAATACCAATTACTGCTTTTCATATGAGTCGGTACATAGAGAAAGAAGATGCATTTGCTTTTGAAGTATTAAATGCGATGGATCAATCAGTTAAAATGTCTGATCGTAATCGATTAAAGCCTTCCGATCATTCATTTCATGTACTTTCAGGTGAAGAATGGTTCAATTGGTTTTCAGACGTTCCGGAGTGGCTTGAAAACACAGAAAAAATGTTAGAAAGTTGTCAGGTATCATTTGAACAGCAATCGCAATATATGCCTAAGTATCAGTTGCCTCAATCCGTTTTAGCAAAAGACTACTTACGTAACCTTTGTGAAGAGGGATTAAAAATTCGAGTGAAAAGCATCTCGCCAAAGTATTTGGATCGTTTAAATTATGAGCTTCAAGTTATCGGTCAGATGAATTATGAAGATTATTTTTTAATTGTGCAAGATTTTATAAAATTTGCGAAACAAGCAGGAATCTTAACTGGACCAGGACGGGGATCTTCCGCAAGTTCTCTCGTTGCTTATTCGCTTTTCATAACCGATGTAGACCCGCTCGAGTATGGTCTCTTGTTTGAACGCTTTTTAAATCCGGAACGTATTACCTTGCCAGATATTGACATAGATTTTGCTGATTCAAAGAGAATGGAAGTAATTCAATATGTAGCTGAAAAGTATGGTAAACAAAATGTGTCTCAAATTATTACATTTGGAACTCTGTCAGCAAAAGCAGTGGCAAGAGAAGTGGCTAGAGTGTTTGGATTTGAATCAACCACGCTCGAGGCCATCTCTTCCTTCATCCCTTCTAAACTAGGGATTTCTTTAAAAGAAGCATACGACCAATCGCAAAAACTACGTGACTTTATCGCGACAGAAGAAATTCGAAAAAAATGGTTTGACGTGGCATTGGCATTAGAAGGGTTACCTAGAAATGCCTCCACACATGCAGCAGGTGTCATCCTTTCACCAGTTCCACTTGTGGATGTGGTGCCTATCCAAAATGGCCATGATGATATATTTCTAACCCAATGGCCCATGAAAGAATTAGAACAGATTGGCTTGCTTAAAATGGATTTTCTAGGTCTAAGAAATTTAACAATTATCGATCGTATATTAAATCTGATTAACTATAAAAAAACTTCCCAATTAACCTTAGATACTATTCCGTTAAATGATAAGCTTACTTTCCAACTGTTACAAAATGGAGATGCGACTGGTGTATTTCAATTAGAATCGGCAGGAATGCGAAATGCACTAAAACAAATAAAACCGACAAAGTTCGAAGATATAGTTGCGGTAAATGCACTCTATAGACCAGGTCCGATGGAAAGTATTCCGCTATATGCAAAAAGAAAATTAGGACAGCAAGCTGTTACCTATGAACATCCAGTATTAGAGCCCATTTTGAAAGAAACATATGGTATTATCGTTTATCAAGAGCAAATTATGCAAATTGCTTCACAAATGGCAGGCTTTACTTTTGGAGAAGCTGATTTACTTAGAAGAGCAGTAAGTAAAAAAAATAGAGAAATACTTCAAAAAGAAAGAACCCATTTTATTAAAAAGGCAAAATTACTTGGACATACAGAAGTTGCTGCTTCATCCGTTTATGATTTAATTGTTCGATTTGCAGATTATGGATTTCCTAAGAGCCATGCGGTAGCTTATAGTTTTATTTCCTATCAGATGGCTTTTTTAAAAGCTCATTTTCCTGTTGAATTTTACTGTGCAATATTAAGTTCAGCGTCTGGAAATCAGGAGAAAATAAATCAGTTATTAATGGAAATGAAACAAAAAGGTATTAAAGTTCTGCCACCATCTATTCAAAATAGTCAACCATACTTTTCCGTGGAGAATGGAGCTGTGAGATTTGGATTGCAAGCTATTAAAGGGGTTTCACATTCGTTTACACAAAAGCTATTGCAACAAAGAGTTAATAAAACAACAAACTGGATGGATATTTTTGAATTCGCCTCTGATTTAAGTGCTATCCATTTCACCCGAAAAAATATTGAACCCCTTATTAAAGCAGGAGCAATGGATGAATTGAACGAAGAAAGGGCAACGTTACTGGCAACATTAGACCCAGCGGTAAAATACGCCGAACTTGTTAGTCCAACAGAAGAAAATGATTTGTTTGGCGGGGACGCTTCTCATTTTGGGAAATCAAAATATATAAAATCCGATCCAATGCCATTATTGATAAAGCTTCAATTTGAAAAAGAAGTACTTGGCCAATATTTTTCGGAACATCCAACTGTTTCTGTGAAAAAAAATGCCTCTGAAAAAATCGACAACATATGGGATGTGCAACAGTCAACAAAAGAATGGAATGTAAAAATAGTTGGCCTTATTCAAGAAATTAAAAGGATTCGCACAAAAAAAGGAGAGTCCATGGCATTTGTAACTGCACAAGATGAAACTGGAAGTATTTCTATTACTTTATTTCCTGAAGAGTATTCAAGATATAATTTATTATTAGAGGAGCAGACGATCATAATAATAGAAGGAAAATCTGAACGGAGAAATGGAAGAACTCAAATAAAAACCAAATTAATCACGTCAGTTGATTAG
- a CDS encoding DHH family phosphoesterase: MKRQIIDTIEEANKIIIHRHVRPDPDAYGSQIGLKELISFNFPQKKVLATGKHENTLDFLAHPDNVTDDDFRDALIIITDTANTERIDDERYKLGKAIIKIDHHPNDDAYGDLLWVDTNSSSTSEMICELFDEAKDYKGWKMNASIARLLFAGIVGDTGRFMFQSTTLQTMTYAGALLSYGFDRTELFNGMYEVDRNLLHLKGYVYENFSMVENGVGFVKLTTEILQKYNVDESEASLLVGSLADVRGMRCWVFFIEDTKEIRVRLRSKGPIINVIAKKYGGGGHPLASGASVKTWEEADQVIEDLKKL; the protein is encoded by the coding sequence ATGAAAAGACAAATCATTGACACAATCGAAGAGGCTAACAAAATAATTATACATCGACATGTAAGGCCTGATCCGGATGCTTATGGTTCTCAAATTGGATTAAAAGAGTTAATTTCATTTAATTTTCCACAAAAAAAAGTATTAGCAACAGGAAAACATGAAAATACATTAGACTTCTTAGCTCATCCTGATAACGTTACAGATGACGATTTCAGGGATGCTTTAATTATTATTACGGATACCGCAAATACGGAAAGAATAGATGATGAGCGATACAAGTTAGGTAAAGCAATCATTAAAATAGATCATCATCCAAATGATGATGCTTATGGTGATCTATTATGGGTGGATACGAACTCAAGCTCTACAAGTGAAATGATTTGTGAATTATTTGATGAAGCGAAGGATTATAAGGGTTGGAAAATGAATGCAAGTATTGCGAGATTGCTGTTTGCAGGAATAGTTGGGGACACTGGAAGGTTCATGTTTCAAAGTACTACATTACAAACAATGACCTATGCAGGAGCGCTACTTTCTTATGGATTTGATCGTACGGAATTGTTTAACGGAATGTATGAAGTAGATAGAAACTTGCTCCATTTAAAAGGGTATGTTTACGAAAACTTTAGCATGGTTGAAAACGGGGTCGGATTTGTTAAACTGACAACAGAGATTTTACAGAAATACAATGTTGATGAATCTGAGGCTTCCTTATTAGTAGGATCTTTAGCGGATGTAAGAGGAATGAGATGTTGGGTATTCTTCATTGAAGATACAAAAGAAATCAGAGTACGTCTCCGCTCAAAAGGCCCTATTATTAATGTGATTGCAAAAAAATATGGTGGCGGTGGTCATCCGCTTGCTTCCGGTGCTTCCGTAAAAACTTGGGAGGAAGCAGATCAGGTAATTGAGGATTTAAAAAAGTTGTAA
- a CDS encoding YtpI family protein: MFLNGIFILAIIVSFVWYFYFKTKQFRTSLPIRKKWFSAKASICLGAFLLFFGLNFIIVFPSSVTYVISALFILIGGYFMYYNYKVFKHYGQFVQEELDLNK; this comes from the coding sequence ATGTTTCTTAATGGAATATTTATATTAGCAATTATCGTTTCTTTTGTATGGTATTTTTATTTTAAAACAAAACAGTTTCGTACTTCACTACCAATTCGGAAAAAATGGTTTTCAGCTAAGGCTTCTATTTGTTTAGGTGCATTTTTATTGTTTTTTGGATTGAACTTTATCATTGTATTTCCCTCGTCCGTTACGTATGTAATCTCTGCTCTATTTATCTTAATAGGTGGTTATTTTATGTATTATAATTATAAAGTATTCAAGCATTACGGACAATTTGTTCAAGAGGAACTAGATTTAAACAAATGA
- a CDS encoding DRTGG domain-containing protein, producing MTTKHEQILAYIEKLPVGDKISVRKIAKDLTVSEGTAYRAIKEAETRRIVSTIERVGTIRIELKKKEHFERLTFAEVVNIVDGQVLGGKAGLYKTLNKFVIGAMQVEDMMRYVGPSNLLIVGNRLQVHEHGLLAGAAVLVTGGFDVSEKITKLADDLELPVISTSYDTFTVATMINRAIDDQLIKKDVLLIEDIYIPLRDTFFLQTNDHVKRYRELNQLTTHGGFPVVDAANKLVGIVTARDVIGKESDELVEKVMTKNPIAITLKTSVASASHRMIWEGIDLLPVVRDNNNLEGVISRQDVLKALQAASRQPQNGETIDDIVKQQIKLISTEEFIFEFVVTPQMTNHYGAMSYGAFSILLTETGSQTLKIRKRGESVVENMTIYFTKPIQLESILRVNTKVLEMSRKVAKMDLEVFNEKQLVGKAMITYQLLER from the coding sequence ATGACAACAAAACATGAGCAAATTTTAGCATATATAGAAAAGCTCCCAGTTGGAGATAAAATATCTGTTAGAAAAATTGCAAAAGATCTAACTGTAAGTGAAGGAACTGCTTACCGAGCGATAAAAGAAGCAGAAACAAGAAGGATTGTTAGTACAATCGAACGTGTCGGAACAATCCGAATTGAATTGAAGAAAAAAGAGCATTTTGAACGATTAACATTTGCGGAAGTTGTAAATATAGTCGATGGACAAGTTTTAGGCGGAAAAGCCGGTCTATATAAAACACTAAATAAATTTGTTATTGGTGCAATGCAAGTAGAAGATATGATGCGTTATGTAGGACCTAGCAATTTACTAATAGTTGGAAATCGTCTCCAAGTGCATGAACATGGATTACTTGCTGGAGCAGCCGTACTTGTAACGGGTGGTTTTGACGTATCAGAGAAAATAACAAAACTAGCAGATGATTTAGAGCTACCTGTTATTTCAACGAGCTATGATACTTTTACAGTTGCTACAATGATTAATCGTGCAATCGATGATCAACTTATAAAAAAAGATGTATTGCTTATTGAAGATATATATATTCCTTTAAGAGATACGTTCTTTCTTCAAACAAATGATCATGTAAAGCGATATCGTGAATTGAACCAATTAACGACTCACGGGGGTTTTCCAGTTGTAGATGCAGCTAATAAACTAGTAGGGATTGTTACTGCAAGAGATGTTATTGGAAAAGAAAGCGATGAACTAGTGGAGAAAGTAATGACGAAAAATCCAATTGCTATTACCCTGAAAACAAGCGTAGCATCTGCAAGCCATCGGATGATTTGGGAAGGAATCGACTTGTTGCCTGTAGTAAGAGACAACAACAATTTAGAAGGTGTCATAAGCAGACAAGATGTGCTAAAAGCATTGCAAGCTGCCTCCAGACAACCACAAAATGGAGAAACAATTGACGATATTGTCAAACAGCAAATAAAACTAATTTCTACAGAGGAATTTATTTTTGAGTTTGTCGTAACCCCTCAAATGACCAATCATTATGGGGCGATGTCTTATGGTGCCTTCTCCATTCTTTTGACTGAAACTGGATCTCAAACGTTGAAAATTCGCAAACGTGGGGAAAGCGTAGTAGAAAATATGACGATCTATTTTACGAAGCCAATACAGTTAGAAAGTATTCTGCGTGTTAACACCAAAGTGTTAGAGATGAGTAGAAAAGTAGCAAAAATGGATTTAGAAGTATTCAATGAAAAACAACTTGTAGGAAAAGCAATGATTACGTACCAATTGTTAGAACGATAA